One Sodalis praecaptivus DNA segment encodes these proteins:
- a CDS encoding SIS domain-containing protein, with amino-acid sequence MTEFFGYSNAWLNEHQAQHTAREIWQQPAVWRALHRQLTADRPYWQSFLAPLLADPRLQIVLTGAGSSAFAGRALAPWLRQQTGRDVKAYGTTDIVANPYHYLDPSRPLLLVSFARSGNSPESVAAVALADQCVPACHHLLLVCNPDSQLCDWAAGKAHVCTQVMPEGTHDKSFAMTSSFSSMLLAGLLLLGPQDIAQTAAPLARMADECEQLLVRRQPQVKALAAGGYRRYIVVGGSCFTGLAEEAALKMLELTAGNVATRFDSSLGLRHGPKFMVDGHTLLLVLFSADPYARQYDRDLWQELRRDGLAGVLCAFGGAGEAVEGVDVIYREDNDAWLMFPYLLLTQMLAFETSLALGITPDNPSPGGSVNRVVQGVSIYPYAGAPAAAGDRSDKRGSACI; translated from the coding sequence ATGACTGAATTTTTTGGCTATTCCAACGCCTGGCTGAACGAGCATCAGGCGCAGCATACCGCCCGGGAAATCTGGCAGCAGCCGGCGGTATGGCGCGCGCTGCATCGGCAGTTGACGGCGGATCGTCCGTACTGGCAATCGTTCCTAGCGCCGCTGTTGGCGGATCCGCGCCTACAGATCGTGCTGACCGGCGCCGGCAGTTCGGCGTTTGCCGGCCGCGCCCTGGCGCCCTGGCTACGCCAGCAGACCGGGCGCGATGTAAAGGCCTACGGCACGACCGATATCGTCGCCAATCCGTATCATTATCTTGACCCGTCGCGGCCACTGCTGTTGGTGTCATTTGCCCGTTCCGGCAACAGCCCCGAAAGCGTCGCCGCGGTGGCGCTGGCGGATCAGTGCGTGCCGGCCTGCCACCATCTATTGCTGGTGTGCAACCCCGACAGCCAACTGTGCGACTGGGCCGCCGGCAAGGCCCATGTCTGTACCCAGGTGATGCCTGAAGGGACGCACGATAAAAGCTTTGCGATGACCTCCAGTTTCAGCAGTATGTTGCTCGCCGGGCTACTGCTGCTCGGCCCGCAGGACATCGCGCAGACGGCGGCGCCTCTGGCGCGGATGGCCGACGAGTGTGAACAGCTGTTGGTGCGCCGGCAGCCGCAGGTCAAAGCGTTGGCGGCCGGCGGTTACCGCCGCTATATCGTCGTCGGCGGCAGTTGCTTCACCGGTCTGGCGGAGGAGGCGGCGTTGAAGATGTTGGAGTTGACCGCCGGCAATGTCGCCACCCGGTTCGATTCCTCGCTGGGGTTGCGGCACGGGCCAAAATTCATGGTTGACGGCCACACATTGCTACTCGTCCTGTTTTCCGCCGATCCCTATGCCCGGCAATATGACCGTGACCTGTGGCAGGAGCTGCGGCGCGACGGTCTGGCCGGCGTGCTGTGCGCGTTTGGCGGCGCTGGCGAAGCGGTGGAAGGGGTGGATGTTATCTACCGGGAAGACAACGACGCCTGGCTCATGTTCCCTTATTTGCTGTTAACCCAGATGTTGGCGTTTGAAACTTCTCTGGCTCTGGGCATCACCCCCGATAATCCCAGCCCCGGCGGCAGCGTCAATCGGGTGGTGCAAGGCGTTTCCATCTATCCCTACGCAGGCGCCCCCGCGGCGGCCGGCGATCGTTCTGATAAGCGGGGGTCGGCATGTATTTAA
- a CDS encoding D-tagatose-bisphosphate aldolase, class II, non-catalytic subunit, with amino-acid sequence MQQLIALIERHKAGEPVGVFSVCSAHPWVIRAAMAQAVRRGKPVLIEATSNQVNQFGGYTGMTPAQFRDAVWRQADECGLPRQRVWLGGDHLGPNAWQDRPASAAMALAETLIDDYVAAGFRKIHLDCSMRCQDDPAQLDDEQVSQRAARLCAVAERRWRRDGGEPPVYIIGTEVPVPGGAHEALDGLAVTSPQAVAQTLNTHHQAWRAAGLEAVWPRVIGLVVQPGVEFDHQSVERYRPERAAALSRFIEQWPHLVYEAHSTDYQSPQAYRQLVRDHFAILKVGPALTYALREALFALDRIEREWRGEHRAAHLCATLEQVMGDHPGYWQRYYPGTPQQQRLHRRYSLSDRVRYYWPRPEVAQAVEALLDNLRAHPAPMTLLSQYLPAQARALAAGQISADPLDWIMHKIGEVLTDYADACQFSSRSPIHD; translated from the coding sequence ATGCAACAGCTGATAGCACTGATCGAACGACATAAAGCGGGCGAGCCGGTGGGCGTTTTCTCGGTGTGTTCCGCCCATCCCTGGGTGATCCGCGCCGCAATGGCGCAGGCGGTGCGCCGTGGCAAGCCGGTACTGATTGAAGCCACCTCTAACCAGGTTAATCAATTCGGCGGCTACACCGGCATGACGCCAGCGCAGTTTCGCGACGCGGTCTGGCGCCAGGCGGATGAGTGCGGGCTGCCGCGGCAGCGGGTCTGGTTGGGGGGCGATCACCTTGGCCCTAACGCCTGGCAGGATCGGCCGGCGTCGGCAGCAATGGCCTTGGCCGAGACATTGATAGACGATTATGTCGCGGCGGGTTTTCGTAAGATCCACCTGGATTGCTCGATGCGCTGTCAGGATGATCCGGCGCAGCTGGACGATGAGCAGGTTTCGCAGCGCGCCGCCAGGCTTTGTGCGGTGGCCGAGCGGCGTTGGCGGCGGGACGGCGGCGAACCGCCGGTGTACATTATCGGTACGGAAGTCCCGGTGCCCGGCGGCGCGCATGAAGCGCTGGACGGGCTGGCGGTCACCTCGCCGCAGGCGGTGGCGCAAACCTTAAACACCCACCATCAGGCGTGGCGTGCGGCCGGCCTGGAGGCGGTGTGGCCGCGGGTTATCGGGCTGGTGGTGCAGCCGGGGGTGGAATTCGATCATCAGAGCGTGGAGCGCTATCGGCCCGAGCGCGCCGCCGCCCTCAGCCGTTTCATTGAGCAATGGCCACACCTGGTCTATGAAGCGCACTCCACCGACTATCAGTCGCCGCAAGCGTATCGCCAGTTAGTGCGCGATCACTTCGCTATCCTCAAGGTCGGGCCGGCGCTGACCTATGCGCTGCGTGAGGCGCTGTTCGCGCTGGACCGCATTGAGCGGGAGTGGCGCGGTGAACATCGCGCCGCCCATCTTTGCGCCACTCTGGAACAGGTGATGGGCGATCATCCCGGTTACTGGCAGCGCTATTACCCCGGTACGCCCCAACAGCAACGGTTGCACCGGCGCTACAGCCTAAGCGATCGCGTGCGCTACTACTGGCCGCGGCCCGAGGTGGCGCAGGCGGTGGAGGCGCTGCTGGACAACCTCCGTGCCCATCCGGCGCCGATGACCTTGCTGAGTCAATACCTGCCGGCCCAGGCGCGGGCGCTGGCCGCGGGGCAGATTTCCGCCGATCCCCTTGACTGGATCATGCATAAAATCGGCGAAGTGCTTACCGATTATGCGGATGCCTGTCAGTTTTCATCAAGGAGCCCTATCCATGACTGA
- the xylH gene encoding xylose ABC transporter permease XylH, translated as MSKLPPVNSAPAAVRGKLAAIHLQVFVMLAAIVVIMLFFTFTTEGAYLSARNISNLLRQTAITGILAVGMVFVIIAAEIDLSVGSMMGLLGGAAAIFDVWLGWPLPLTIAVTLLLGLLLGAWNGWWVAYRKVPSFIVTLAGMLAFRGILIGVTHGTTVSPTTPAMALIGQSYLPGSAGFALGIVALALFIAWQWRRRHHRARLGLAVAARGGEIGRQTLTALLVLGAIYLLNDYRGVPTPVLLLVALMLAGLFMAMRTAFGRRIYAIGGNIDAARLSGINVERTKMAVFAINGLLVAIAGLILSSRLGAGSPSAGNIAELDAIAACVIGGTSLAGGVGSVAGAVMGAFIMASLDNGMSMLDVPTFWQYIVKGAILLLAVWMDTATKQRG; from the coding sequence ATGTCGAAACTACCCCCCGTTAACAGCGCGCCCGCCGCGGTGCGCGGCAAACTTGCCGCTATCCATCTCCAGGTCTTCGTCATGCTGGCGGCTATTGTGGTGATTATGCTGTTTTTTACCTTTACTACCGAGGGGGCCTATCTCAGCGCGCGCAACATTTCCAACCTGCTGCGCCAAACCGCCATCACCGGAATTTTGGCGGTGGGCATGGTATTTGTCATCATCGCGGCGGAGATCGATCTCTCGGTGGGATCGATGATGGGGTTGCTGGGCGGCGCCGCGGCGATTTTTGACGTCTGGCTCGGTTGGCCGCTGCCGTTGACGATTGCGGTAACGCTGCTGCTCGGCCTACTGTTGGGGGCCTGGAACGGTTGGTGGGTCGCCTACCGTAAAGTGCCGTCGTTTATCGTCACGCTGGCGGGGATGCTGGCCTTCCGCGGGATTTTGATTGGCGTAACGCACGGCACCACCGTTTCGCCCACGACGCCGGCCATGGCGTTAATCGGCCAAAGTTATCTGCCGGGGAGCGCCGGTTTTGCTCTCGGTATTGTCGCGCTGGCGCTGTTTATCGCCTGGCAGTGGCGGCGGCGTCATCACCGCGCGCGTCTGGGGCTGGCCGTCGCGGCACGCGGCGGCGAGATTGGCCGCCAGACACTGACCGCGCTATTGGTGCTCGGGGCAATTTACCTGCTCAATGATTATCGCGGCGTACCGACGCCGGTGCTGTTGCTGGTGGCGCTGATGCTTGCCGGGTTGTTCATGGCGATGCGCACCGCTTTCGGTCGGCGAATTTATGCCATTGGCGGCAATATCGACGCCGCCCGTCTTTCCGGCATCAACGTCGAGCGCACCAAAATGGCGGTATTTGCCATCAATGGTCTGCTGGTAGCGATTGCGGGGCTTATCCTCAGTTCACGCCTCGGCGCCGGCTCGCCGTCCGCTGGGAATATCGCCGAACTGGATGCCATTGCCGCCTGCGTCATCGGCGGCACCAGCCTGGCCGGCGGCGTCGGAAGCGTGGCCGGCGCAGTCATGGGGGCGTTCATCATGGCGTCGTTGGATAACGGTATGAGTATGCTGGATGTGCCCACCTTCTGGCAGTACATCGTGAAGGGCGCCATTTTGCTGCTGGCGGTGTGGATGGATACTGCCACCAAGCAACGCGGCTAA
- a CDS encoding xylose ABC transporter ATP-binding protein, whose protein sequence is MAANLLEMKHITKRFGRVKAVDDVSLALAQGQVLSLCGENGSGKSTLMKVLAGIYPEGSFDGEIQFGGEPLRAQGIRDTERKGIAIIHQELALVKTMTVRENMFLGAEWQRYGVMDDAGMYARCQRMLAQVKLDVDPDTPVGELGLGQQQLVEIAKALNKQVRLLILDEPTASLTEKETALLLAIIDDLRNHDIACIYISHKLNEVKAISDVIAVIRDGKPIATCPAHTLSEDRLINLMVGRALTELYPRAPHTPGKEILRVERLNAWHPVNQHIKRVNNAAFTLRQGEILGIAGLVGSGRTEMVQCLFGVYPGRWEGDITLNGAKVRFRHCRQAMRQGIAMVPEDRKKDGIIPVMGVGANITLAALDNVSGPLSVIDEAREQSMIDTALTRLRVKTASPALAIGRLSGGNQQKAILAKCLLLNPQILILDEPTRGIDIGAKQEIYLLINQLVQQGIAVIVISSELPEVLGISDRVLAMHQGSIKADLPNHGLTQEQVMEAALRSVPHVETTPR, encoded by the coding sequence ATGGCGGCAAATCTATTGGAAATGAAGCATATCACCAAGCGGTTCGGCAGGGTGAAAGCGGTGGACGACGTCTCGTTGGCCCTGGCGCAGGGGCAAGTTCTCTCGCTATGCGGCGAAAATGGTTCGGGCAAATCCACCCTGATGAAAGTGCTGGCCGGTATTTATCCCGAGGGAAGCTTTGACGGGGAAATCCAGTTTGGCGGCGAACCGCTCAGGGCGCAGGGGATCCGCGATACCGAGCGAAAAGGGATCGCCATTATTCATCAGGAGCTGGCGCTGGTGAAGACGATGACGGTGCGGGAGAACATGTTTCTCGGCGCCGAATGGCAGCGCTATGGCGTGATGGACGATGCGGGCATGTATGCGCGCTGCCAGCGGATGCTGGCGCAGGTGAAGCTGGATGTCGACCCCGATACCCCGGTGGGCGAGCTGGGGCTGGGACAGCAGCAACTGGTGGAAATCGCCAAAGCGTTAAACAAGCAGGTGCGCTTACTTATTCTGGATGAGCCGACCGCCTCGCTAACGGAAAAGGAAACCGCGCTGTTGCTGGCGATCATCGACGATCTGCGTAATCACGACATCGCCTGTATCTATATTTCCCATAAGTTGAACGAAGTGAAGGCCATTTCCGATGTGATCGCGGTGATCCGCGATGGCAAACCTATCGCGACATGCCCGGCGCATACGCTTAGCGAGGATCGGCTTATTAACCTGATGGTGGGACGAGCGCTGACCGAACTTTATCCGCGCGCGCCGCATACTCCCGGCAAGGAAATTTTGCGCGTGGAGAGGCTCAACGCCTGGCATCCGGTTAATCAGCATATTAAGCGGGTCAATAACGCCGCTTTCACGCTGCGGCAGGGGGAGATCCTCGGCATTGCCGGCTTGGTGGGATCGGGCCGAACGGAGATGGTGCAATGTCTGTTTGGCGTCTATCCCGGCCGCTGGGAAGGGGACATTACCCTAAACGGCGCCAAGGTGCGCTTTCGCCACTGCCGTCAGGCTATGCGCCAGGGCATCGCCATGGTGCCGGAAGATCGAAAGAAAGACGGTATCATTCCGGTGATGGGGGTTGGCGCCAATATTACCCTGGCGGCGCTTGATAACGTCAGCGGCCCCTTGAGCGTGATAGATGAAGCGCGAGAACAAAGCATGATCGACACGGCCCTGACGCGTTTGCGGGTGAAGACCGCTTCGCCGGCGCTGGCTATCGGCCGTCTGAGCGGCGGTAACCAGCAAAAAGCGATACTCGCCAAATGCCTATTGCTCAATCCGCAGATTCTGATCCTCGATGAACCGACGCGAGGGATCGATATCGGCGCCAAACAGGAAATCTACTTGCTGATCAATCAACTGGTGCAGCAGGGCATCGCGGTGATCGTCATCTCGTCGGAGCTGCCTGAGGTGCTGGGCATTAGCGACCGGGTTTTGGCCATGCATCAAGGTTCCATTAAAGCCGATCTGCCCAACCATGGCCTGACGCAAGAGCAGGTGATGGAGGCGGCGCTGAGGAGTGTTCCCCATGTCGAAACTACCCCCCGTTAA
- a CDS encoding ArsR/SmtB family transcription factor, with amino-acid sequence MRPFKHPNVNEFSLGRVLYALSDPLRLEIVRRLACVDAASCGELDGGRPKSSVSHHFRVLRDAGLVHTQNFGTTHMNTLRKDDLDCRFPGLLEAILAQRE; translated from the coding sequence ATGAGACCTTTCAAACACCCTAACGTCAATGAGTTTAGCCTTGGGCGCGTACTTTACGCCCTAAGCGATCCGCTGCGCCTGGAAATCGTGCGCCGTCTTGCCTGCGTTGATGCCGCCAGCTGCGGCGAATTGGACGGCGGGCGGCCAAAATCCAGCGTCTCCCACCATTTTCGCGTGCTGCGCGACGCCGGGCTGGTTCATACCCAAAACTTTGGCACCACCCATATGAACACGCTGCGCAAAGACGATTTGGATTGCCGCTTTCCGGGGCTGCTTGAAGCAATTTTGGCGCAGCGGGAGTAG
- a CDS encoding ROK family protein, with amino-acid sequence MRYGFDIGGTKMELAAYDDLLNQVWCQRVSTPGEDYAAFLAAVKQLVQRADGELGVTGRIGIGLPGVVHPQTRRQLSANVPCLTGRCLADDLEKMLGRPVAIGNDCHCFALSEASTPQTAACRVVFGAVIGTGAGGGLVIDRRLQRGRNGMAGEWGHLPIPASLVQRYALPLFPCGCGLTGCYERYVSGPGLLALSQHRGHPADSLPALMARYRAGDPHARDLFDLFIDILACALAGLQMVVDADAFVLGGGLSNISEIYPLLPAAMGRWLFPGYAPAPVMPPVYGDSSGVRGAALLSEEGAGRDD; translated from the coding sequence ATGCGATACGGTTTTGATATCGGCGGCACCAAAATGGAGCTTGCCGCCTACGATGACCTACTCAATCAAGTCTGGTGCCAGCGCGTCAGCACCCCCGGCGAGGATTATGCGGCGTTTCTGGCGGCCGTTAAGCAGCTGGTGCAGCGCGCGGATGGCGAGCTGGGCGTGACGGGCCGCATCGGCATCGGCCTGCCCGGCGTGGTGCATCCCCAGACCCGCCGGCAGCTTTCCGCCAACGTACCTTGCCTGACCGGCCGCTGTTTAGCGGACGATCTGGAAAAAATGCTGGGGCGTCCGGTGGCGATTGGCAACGATTGCCATTGTTTTGCCCTGTCGGAAGCCAGCACGCCGCAGACCGCGGCGTGCCGGGTGGTGTTCGGCGCCGTCATCGGCACCGGCGCCGGCGGCGGCCTGGTGATTGACCGCAGGCTACAGCGGGGCCGCAACGGCATGGCGGGAGAGTGGGGGCATCTACCGATTCCGGCCTCGCTGGTGCAGCGTTACGCGTTACCGCTTTTTCCGTGCGGCTGCGGCTTGACCGGTTGTTATGAGCGCTATGTCTCCGGCCCGGGACTGCTGGCGCTGAGCCAGCATAGGGGGCATCCGGCGGACAGTCTGCCGGCGCTGATGGCCCGCTACCGCGCCGGCGATCCTCATGCGCGCGACTTGTTCGACTTGTTTATCGATATTCTCGCCTGCGCGCTGGCAGGGCTGCAAATGGTAGTGGATGCGGATGCCTTTGTGCTTGGCGGCGGCCTGTCCAATATCAGCGAAATTTACCCGCTATTGCCCGCCGCCATGGGCCGTTGGCTATTCCCCGGCTATGCCCCGGCGCCCGTAATGCCGCCCGTTTATGGCGACAGCAGCGGCGTACGCGGTGCGGCATTGCTCAGCGAGGAGGGCGCCGGTCGTGATGATTAA
- a CDS encoding NADH:flavin oxidoreductase/NADH oxidase: MSALFQPFKLKDITLRNRIAVPPMCMYSAHDGLINDWHQVHLASLARGGAGLVIVEATAVSPEGRITPGCAGIWNDDLAQAFVPAVKAIKAAGAVPGIQIAHAGRKASANRPWEGDDHIAEGEPNGWQTIAPSAIPFGANLPKRPKAMTLDDIARVRQDFVDAARRARDAGFEWLELHFAHGYLAQSFFSAHANQRDDLYGGSFDNRSRFLLETLAAVREVWPEHLPFTARFGVIEFDGRDEQTLSESIELVRRFKQAGLDMLSVSMGFNIPDAKIPWAPGFMGPIAQRVRDEAGIPVSSAWGFGTPAVAEKAIQEKQLDLAMIGKAHLADPHWTYTAARELGIERPSWTLPAPYAHWLERY, translated from the coding sequence ATGTCAGCTTTGTTTCAGCCCTTCAAACTGAAGGATATTACTTTACGCAACCGCATCGCCGTTCCGCCGATGTGCATGTACTCTGCTCATGATGGCCTGATTAACGACTGGCATCAAGTCCATCTGGCTTCGCTGGCTCGCGGCGGCGCGGGTCTGGTTATCGTCGAAGCGACCGCCGTCTCGCCCGAGGGCCGTATCACCCCGGGGTGCGCAGGTATTTGGAACGACGATCTGGCGCAGGCGTTTGTCCCTGCGGTGAAGGCGATCAAAGCCGCCGGCGCGGTCCCCGGCATTCAAATTGCCCATGCGGGACGCAAAGCCAGCGCCAATCGCCCGTGGGAAGGCGACGACCACATCGCGGAAGGCGAGCCGAACGGTTGGCAGACCATCGCGCCTTCGGCTATTCCCTTCGGCGCTAACCTGCCCAAACGGCCGAAAGCCATGACCCTGGACGATATCGCCCGCGTCCGCCAGGATTTCGTCGATGCCGCTCGGCGCGCCCGCGATGCCGGTTTTGAATGGCTGGAGCTGCATTTTGCCCACGGCTATCTGGCCCAGAGCTTTTTCTCTGCGCACGCCAATCAGCGTGACGATTTGTATGGCGGCAGCTTCGATAACCGCAGCCGCTTCCTGCTGGAAACCCTGGCGGCGGTGCGCGAAGTGTGGCCGGAGCACCTGCCGTTTACCGCCCGTTTTGGCGTCATCGAGTTTGACGGACGCGATGAGCAGACGTTGAGTGAATCCATTGAGCTCGTCCGCCGCTTCAAACAGGCCGGGCTGGATATGCTCAGCGTCAGCATGGGCTTTAACATCCCCGACGCCAAAATCCCCTGGGCGCCCGGTTTCATGGGCCCCATCGCGCAACGCGTACGGGACGAAGCGGGTATCCCGGTGTCCTCCGCTTGGGGCTTCGGTACCCCGGCCGTGGCGGAAAAGGCGATCCAAGAAAAGCAATTGGATCTGGCGATGATCGGCAAGGCCCATTTGGCCGACCCGCACTGGACCTATACCGCCGCCCGCGAGTTGGGCATTGAGCGCCCGTCCTGGACGCTGCCGGCCCCTTACGCACACTGGCTGGAACGGTATTGA
- the xylF gene encoding D-xylose ABC transporter substrate-binding protein, translating to MKLYNLLLTACAVCLLACQPALAKQIKIGMAVDDLRLERWQKDRDIFVRQAESLGASVFVQSANGNEETQMSQIENMINRGVDVLVIIPYNGQVLANVIAEAKQEGIKVLAYDRMINNADVDFYISFDNERVGELQAHSLVTRVAQGNYFLMGGSPVDNNAKLFRAGQMKVLQPLIDSGKIHIVGDQWADGWLPENALKIMENALTANNNHIDAVVASNDATAGGAIQALAAQGLAGKVAISGQDADLAAIKRIQQGTQTMTVYKPIKQLATEAAEIAVQLGQGETPKSNAKLNNGLKDIPAWLLTPIAVDNTNIASTVIADGFHSQAELK from the coding sequence ATGAAACTCTATAACCTGCTTCTGACCGCGTGTGCGGTATGTTTACTGGCCTGCCAGCCCGCTCTGGCCAAACAGATAAAGATAGGTATGGCGGTAGATGACCTGCGTCTTGAGCGTTGGCAAAAAGACCGCGATATTTTCGTCCGCCAGGCGGAATCCCTTGGCGCCAGCGTGTTTGTTCAATCCGCCAACGGTAATGAAGAAACACAAATGTCTCAGATCGAGAATATGATAAACCGCGGCGTCGATGTGCTGGTAATTATTCCTTATAACGGCCAGGTGTTAGCAAATGTTATCGCCGAGGCTAAGCAGGAGGGAATAAAAGTGCTGGCTTACGATCGCATGATTAATAACGCTGATGTGGATTTCTATATCTCCTTCGATAATGAGCGGGTCGGCGAATTACAGGCCCACAGCCTGGTGACGCGCGTGGCGCAGGGTAATTACTTCCTGATGGGAGGATCGCCGGTGGACAATAACGCCAAGCTGTTTCGCGCAGGGCAAATGAAAGTATTACAGCCGCTTATCGATAGCGGCAAAATCCACATCGTGGGCGATCAATGGGCCGACGGCTGGTTGCCGGAAAATGCGCTGAAAATCATGGAAAATGCGTTAACCGCCAACAACAACCATATCGATGCGGTGGTGGCCTCTAACGATGCTACGGCGGGCGGGGCCATTCAGGCCCTGGCGGCGCAAGGGCTGGCGGGAAAAGTGGCGATTTCCGGTCAGGATGCCGATTTGGCGGCCATCAAACGGATCCAGCAAGGAACCCAAACCATGACGGTTTATAAGCCCATCAAACAGTTGGCCACCGAGGCGGCGGAGATTGCGGTGCAGCTGGGGCAGGGGGAAACGCCGAAAAGCAATGCCAAATTGAATAACGGCCTGAAGGATATTCCCGCCTGGTTATTGACGCCGATTGCGGTGGATAACACCAACATTGCCAGCACCGTGATCGCCGACGGTTTTCACAGCCAGGCCGAGCTGAAGTAA
- a CDS encoding tagatose bisphosphate family class II aldolase, which translates to MYLISNREMLHHAQRSGFAVPAFNVHNLETVQVVAETAAELQSPVIMAGTPGTFSYAGTDYLVEICQAAARRYNLPLALHLDHHETLDDISAKVRQGVRSVMIDGSHLPFKQNIQLVRDAVRLCHRYGASVEAELGRLGGAEDNVVVAEGDSFFTDPAAAAEFVDQTGIDSLAVAIGSAHGLYQGEPKLDFARLSEIRQQVSLPLVLHGASGIPEEMVQRSIALGICKVNVATDLKIAFADAVKAYFLTHPDANDPRKYIAPGKVAMQAVVREKMRICGSIGKL; encoded by the coding sequence ATGTATTTAATTTCCAATCGCGAGATGTTGCACCACGCCCAGCGTTCGGGTTTCGCCGTCCCGGCCTTCAATGTCCATAATCTCGAAACGGTGCAGGTGGTGGCGGAAACGGCGGCCGAGCTACAGTCGCCGGTCATCATGGCCGGCACGCCGGGGACTTTCAGCTATGCCGGCACCGATTATCTGGTGGAGATCTGCCAGGCCGCGGCGCGGCGCTATAATCTGCCGCTGGCGCTGCATTTGGATCATCACGAGACCCTGGACGATATTAGCGCCAAGGTGCGTCAGGGCGTACGTTCGGTGATGATTGACGGTTCTCACCTGCCGTTTAAGCAAAACATCCAACTGGTGCGCGACGCGGTGAGGCTCTGCCATCGCTATGGCGCCAGCGTCGAAGCGGAACTGGGCCGCCTCGGCGGCGCGGAGGATAACGTGGTCGTGGCCGAGGGGGATAGTTTCTTTACCGATCCGGCCGCGGCGGCGGAATTTGTCGACCAAACCGGTATTGATTCGCTGGCGGTGGCGATCGGATCGGCCCATGGTCTTTATCAGGGAGAGCCGAAGCTGGATTTTGCGCGTCTTAGCGAAATCCGCCAGCAGGTTAGCCTGCCGCTGGTGCTGCATGGCGCCTCGGGTATTCCTGAAGAGATGGTGCAGCGCAGCATCGCGCTGGGTATTTGCAAAGTCAATGTGGCCACTGATTTAAAAATCGCCTTTGCCGATGCGGTAAAAGCGTACTTTCTGACGCATCCCGACGCCAACGATCCGCGTAAATATATCGCGCCGGGCAAGGTGGCGATGCAGGCGGTGGTGCGTGAAAAAATGCGTATCTGCGGCAGTATCGGCAAATTGTAG
- the agaR gene encoding transcriptional repressor AgaR: MINTRKRREQIIEQLCRQGAVRVEALSALFNVSTVTIRNDLRFLEKSGCAIRGYGGARLNKQFVFDRPLEDKGRINRDVKTAIACAAAALVNDGDTIILDSGSTTSLMTGPLQEKRGLVVMTNALNIAYELAGKDHIELMVIGGSVHGQSWSLSGPVAEQHIRQYRFDKLFLGVDGLDLASGITTPHQGEAQLNRAMCDVSREIIAVADASKFGRTSFCMIREVGQIHRLITDSGISDHYLRALRDLGVEVIIADR, translated from the coding sequence ATGATTAATACCCGCAAACGTCGGGAACAGATTATCGAGCAGTTGTGCCGTCAGGGGGCGGTGCGGGTGGAGGCGCTCAGCGCGCTGTTTAATGTCAGCACCGTGACTATCCGCAACGACCTGCGTTTTCTGGAAAAAAGCGGCTGCGCGATCCGCGGCTATGGCGGCGCACGGCTAAATAAGCAGTTCGTTTTCGACCGGCCGCTGGAGGATAAGGGCCGCATCAACCGCGATGTCAAAACCGCCATCGCCTGCGCCGCGGCGGCGCTGGTGAACGACGGCGATACGATCATTCTTGATTCCGGATCCACCACCAGCCTGATGACGGGCCCGTTACAAGAAAAACGCGGTCTGGTGGTGATGACCAATGCGCTCAACATCGCCTACGAGTTGGCGGGCAAGGATCATATTGAGTTGATGGTCATCGGCGGCAGCGTACACGGCCAGTCGTGGTCGCTGAGCGGCCCCGTGGCCGAACAACATATCCGGCAGTATCGGTTCGACAAGCTGTTTCTCGGCGTCGACGGGCTGGATTTGGCGAGCGGCATTACTACGCCCCACCAGGGGGAAGCGCAGCTGAATCGCGCTATGTGCGATGTGTCGCGAGAGATCATCGCCGTGGCCGACGCCAGTAAGTTCGGCCGCACCAGTTTCTGCATGATCCGCGAGGTGGGTCAGATTCACCGTCTGATAACCGACAGCGGGATTTCTGACCACTACTTGCGCGCTCTACGCGATCTCGGCGTCGAGGTGATCATCGCCGATCGTTAG